One window of Pyrus communis chromosome 12, drPyrComm1.1, whole genome shotgun sequence genomic DNA carries:
- the LOC137710042 gene encoding uncharacterized protein translates to MNHPDNHANDNTNLDDNANPDEIVENYHTPLWKYVKNLEKVGNKGGGNTEFKCNYCQKTYKGSYPRVKYHLLKMAGNGIAPCSKVTNENLAEMKKLIRECEYKLKSSALKNVSLPNTGSFCYDLPEVNLDPKNRKGTSGPLSKAFNKEARDQCDAEVARMFYTGGLSFNLARNPHYRNSYVHASTLPGYVPPGYNALRTTLLQQEKSHIEQCLQPIKRTWSTKGVSLCSDGLTDAQRRPLINIMATCESGPMFLRAINCEGEYKDKHCIANFLTEAIKEIGHENVVQVITDNAPVCRAAGLLIEAHYPHIFWTPSVVHTLNLALKSICSPKQTNVSYDDCNWISTIASDVWSIKIFIMNHSMRLSMFTEHCKLKLLSIAETRFASTLVMLRRFKEVKEGLQQMVISPNWALYKEDDLVKAMSVKQKILDEYFWEKIDYILFFTAPIYEVIRMADTDKPCLHLVYEWWDTMIEKVKAAIYRNERKALHEKSSFFDAVYRILLERWTKSSTPLHCLAHSLNPRYYSLEWLQEDPSRVAPHRDVELTTERKKCFERYFSNEEIRRSINVEYASFSMCLNDFGAIDSMNDRFHLEPVMWWIVHGASTPSLQSIALKLLGQPCSSSCCERNWSTYSFIHSLRRNKITPQRAEDLVFVHNNLRLLSRNSSTYKEGITQLWDVGGDGFENLGEESVGMLDIANLSLDEPS, encoded by the exons GGGTCAagtatcatttgttaaaaatggCTGGAAACGGGATCGCGCCTTGCAGCAAGGTTACTAATGAAAATCTTGCAGAAATGAAAAAGTTAATTCGAGAGTGTGAATATAAGCTGAAGAGTTCTGCTCTTAAGAATGTGTCTTTGCCCAATACTGGTTCTTTCTGTTATGATCTACCTGAAGTGAATCTTGATCCAAAGAATAGAAAAGGAACAAGTGGGCCTCTCAGTAAAGCTTTTAACAAGGAAGCTCGAGATCAATGTGATGCCGAGGTTGCAAGGATGTTTTATACAGGTGGCTTATCATTTAACCTTGCAAGAAATCCGCACTATCGAAACTCATATGTTCATGCTTCTACACTTCCAGGGTATGTTCCACCAGGTTACAATGCACTAAGAACCACTCTTCTGCAACAAGAGAAGAGTCACATTGAACAATGCCTCCAACCAATCAAACGCACATGGAGCACTAAAGGTGTAAGTTTGTGCAGTGATGGGTTGACAGATGCACAAAGGAGACCACTAATTAATATTATGGCAACTTGTGAAAGCGGGCCTATGTTCTTGAGGGCAATTAATTGTGAAGGTGAATATAAAGACAAGCATTGTATTGCCAACTTTCTCACAGAAGCTATCAAAGAAATTGGTCATGAAAATGTTGTTCAAGTGATCACTGACAATGCTCCTGTCTGTAGAGCTGCTGGGTTACTTATTGAGGCTCACTATCCCCATATCTTTTGGACACCCTCTGTTGTTCACACTCTTAATCTTGCTTTGAAGAGTATATGCTCTCCGAAACAAACAAATGTTTCGTACGATGactgcaattggatttcaactATTGCTAGTGATGTTTGGTCCATAaaaatttttattatgaacCATAGCATGAGATTGTCCATGTTTACTGAACATTGCAAACTAAAGTTACTCTCCATTGCCGAAACAAG aTTTGCTTCCACACTTGTGATGCTTAGAAGATTTAAGGAAGTAAAGGAAGGTTTACAACAAATGGTGATTAGCCCGAATTGGGCTTTGTACAAAGAAGATGATTTGGTTAAAGCAATGTCGGTGAAGCAAAAAATATTGGATGAGTACTTTTGGGAGAAGATTGATTATATTCTTTTCTTTACAGCTCCAATATATGAGGTTATTAGAATGGCTGATACAGATAAACCTTGTCTTCACTTGGTGTATGAGTGGTGGGATACTATGATTGAAAAGGTGAAAGCTGCTATCTACAGGAATGAGCGCAAGGCATTACATGAAAAAAGCAGCTTTTTTGATGCGGTGTATCGCATTTTATTGGAGCGATGGACTAAAAGTAGCACACCACTTCATTGTTTGGcgcattcattaaatccaag gtATTATAGTTTAGAATGGCTCCAAGAAGACCCTAGTCGGGTTGCTCCACACCGAGATGTTGAGCTTACAACTGAAAGGAAAAAGTGCTTTGAGAGATACTTTTCCAATGAGGAAATTAGAAGAAGTATCAATGTGGAGTATGCCTCTTTCTCTATGTGCTTGAATGACTTTGGAGCTATTGATTCTATGAATGATAGGTTTCATTTGGAACCAGTGATGTGGTGGATTGTCCATGGAGCCTCTACACCTAGTCTCCAATCCATAGCGTTGAAGCTACTTGGACaaccttgttcctcctcttgttGTGAAAGAAATTGGAGCACTTATAGTTTTATTCACTCTCTAAGAAGGAACAAGATTACACCACAAAGAGCGGAGGATTTGGTATTTGTGCATAATAATCTTCGTCTTTTATCAAGGAATAGCTCAACCTACAAAGAAGGTATTACTCAATTGTGGGATGTTGGAGGAGATGGCTTTGAAAACTTGGGTGAAGAAAGTGTCGGGATGCTTGATATTGCTAACCTTTCACTTGATGAACCGTCATAG